The following are encoded in a window of uncultured Sphaerochaeta sp. genomic DNA:
- a CDS encoding sugar ABC transporter permease has protein sequence MNRRWTHKARPYLLILPALILTMVFSYRPFLVTILNSFHTVSIMGERLKFVGLENYSRLFASQSFQDSLSNTLRFTLFFVPANMFLCLSAALLANRKGKLATLNQVFFFLPLAVGLSSAMMIFKMIFNPSLGIVNHLLGTSIQWFNNPKAAMALLVIAGVYLDFGFNFLLFHAALRNVPKDLIEVAQIEGASPFQTFRYLIFPLIGPTVVFVLITNIKDAMLISSPVLILTEGGPFRSTQTLVYQMYLEGFKSGNYAVGSSIATVVFLLTFSILLILMHLQRRRVYYQ, from the coding sequence ATGAACAGACGATGGACACACAAGGCTCGGCCTTACTTACTCATACTCCCAGCTTTGATCTTGACGATGGTTTTCAGCTATCGTCCTTTTCTTGTAACCATCCTCAACAGTTTTCATACCGTATCAATCATGGGAGAGAGACTCAAGTTTGTTGGGCTGGAAAACTATTCCCGGCTCTTTGCCAGTCAATCCTTTCAGGACAGCTTGTCAAACACACTCCGGTTTACGCTTTTTTTTGTCCCGGCAAATATGTTTCTTTGTCTTTCTGCAGCCCTGCTTGCAAACAGGAAAGGAAAGCTTGCTACCTTGAACCAGGTATTCTTCTTCCTTCCCCTTGCAGTCGGGCTCTCCTCTGCCATGATGATTTTCAAGATGATCTTCAATCCCTCGCTTGGTATCGTGAATCATTTACTTGGAACCAGTATCCAATGGTTCAACAACCCAAAGGCTGCAATGGCTCTCTTGGTCATCGCAGGGGTATACCTTGATTTTGGGTTCAACTTCTTGTTGTTCCATGCCGCTCTTCGCAATGTCCCCAAGGATTTGATCGAAGTTGCCCAGATTGAGGGTGCTTCACCCTTTCAAACCTTCCGCTACCTTATTTTTCCTCTGATCGGACCAACCGTGGTATTCGTTTTGATCACCAATATCAAGGATGCCATGCTTATCTCATCCCCTGTTCTCATCCTTACCGAAGGGGGACCGTTTCGCTCAACACAGACTCTGGTCTACCAGATGTATCTTGAAGGTTTCAAGAGCGGGAACTATGCAGTGGGCTCCTCCATTGCAACGGTAGTCTTCCTCTTAACCTTCAGCATCCTCCTTATCTTGATGCACTTACAACGAAGGAGGGTATACTACCAATGA
- a CDS encoding carbohydrate ABC transporter permease, with translation MRFIKACIATLFSLVVIFPIMYTISASFFTYADFTSIPAKLLPSSFYLENYVRAFAETSLARFLANSFLTATGGMLLRMAISIGAAYAFTFFTFKGRDLLFFVVIATMLLPSDALILANYSTIRTLGLTDTYLGIISTKLLSPTHIFMLRQYFKTMSREYREAALIEGCSDARFITTLLLPISKAVVITLGIHSFSNIFNDYLWPLLVTNKEGMRTVQVGLTMLGFSENLDYGPQFAAIALLMIPIVIAFIIMHSPIQNSVSSRFAGR, from the coding sequence ATGAGATTCATCAAAGCATGCATAGCGACCCTATTCTCACTAGTGGTGATATTCCCCATCATGTATACCATCAGTGCGTCTTTCTTCACCTACGCAGACTTCACCTCAATCCCAGCAAAACTGCTACCATCCAGTTTTTATCTGGAGAACTATGTCCGTGCATTTGCTGAGACCAGTTTGGCACGCTTCCTCGCAAACTCATTTTTAACAGCAACAGGGGGCATGCTGCTCAGGATGGCAATCAGTATTGGGGCAGCATATGCATTCACATTTTTCACGTTCAAGGGAAGGGACCTGCTATTCTTTGTCGTCATCGCAACCATGTTGCTCCCATCTGATGCCTTGATCCTTGCCAACTACTCAACCATCAGGACACTGGGCCTTACCGATACCTATTTGGGGATTATCAGCACCAAACTGCTTAGCCCAACCCATATATTCATGTTACGCCAATACTTCAAGACCATGAGCAGGGAGTACCGTGAGGCAGCCCTTATAGAGGGATGCAGCGATGCTCGGTTTATCACCACCCTCCTGCTCCCAATCAGCAAGGCTGTAGTCATTACCTTGGGTATCCACAGCTTCAGCAACATTTTCAATGACTATCTCTGGCCTCTTCTGGTTACCAACAAGGAGGGAATGAGAACCGTGCAAGTAGGACTCACGATGCTTGGTTTCAGTGAGAACCTCGACTACGGTCCTCAGTTTGCTGCCATTGCCCTTCTTATGATTCCGATTGTTATTGCATTCATCATAATGCATTCACCAATACAAAACAGCGTGAGTTCACGCTTCGCAGGGAGATAA
- a CDS encoding ABC transporter substrate-binding protein gives MKRLLALLLLVMLATQGLFALGQEEAPEAGVSTLTWWHYGSGLAGKAVDSIVQEFNETVGKEKNIQVNAVFQGKANDVLTKTKAILQSGSTKDLPDLAQFDGSAVLDIRDVPSLIPMEDLAVQDGYDLTQLLEAARLSVTYRNKMIAMPFNSSTILLYYNKTAFEEAGITTPPTTLAELGNVAKALVQKDAKGNITRYGFANVPTTYELIVWLGQQNGLSYITDNENGHLGNPTKVLFDENGTMVNFLTRWKELYATGAVENLTSDVNGAFASGRVAMIVASTSKLTTIHSMVADRFEVGVANFPAVDEQATGGVNVGGGAIYAFDNQSGNGDAAWEFVKFATSPEQQFNWHIATGYFPVHHDTYSMDAFQKHIEENPHYRVAIEQLMESNPKMQGIWVPSAYQIYYAFQSGILRMLEDDLSPEETSKALAQEINGYFEEYLRMQGE, from the coding sequence ATGAAACGATTACTAGCTTTGTTACTGCTTGTCATGTTGGCTACCCAGGGGCTTTTCGCTCTTGGTCAGGAGGAGGCCCCAGAGGCCGGAGTGTCCACCCTTACCTGGTGGCATTATGGAAGTGGACTTGCTGGAAAAGCAGTTGATTCCATTGTGCAGGAGTTCAACGAAACCGTTGGGAAGGAGAAAAACATCCAGGTCAATGCAGTCTTCCAGGGAAAGGCAAACGATGTTCTTACGAAGACCAAGGCCATCTTACAATCAGGAAGCACGAAGGACCTGCCCGATCTGGCCCAGTTTGATGGATCGGCTGTGTTGGATATCCGAGATGTGCCTTCCCTGATTCCTATGGAAGATCTGGCAGTACAGGATGGGTATGACCTTACCCAACTCCTCGAGGCCGCCCGTCTCTCGGTAACCTATAGGAATAAGATGATAGCCATGCCATTCAACAGCTCAACCATTCTTCTTTACTACAACAAGACCGCATTTGAGGAAGCTGGCATAACTACCCCTCCAACAACCCTGGCGGAACTTGGCAATGTTGCCAAGGCACTGGTGCAGAAAGACGCAAAAGGAAACATCACCCGCTATGGGTTTGCAAATGTCCCAACCACCTATGAGTTGATCGTGTGGCTCGGGCAACAGAATGGATTGAGTTATATCACCGACAATGAAAATGGACACCTCGGCAACCCTACAAAGGTACTCTTTGATGAGAATGGGACCATGGTGAACTTCCTCACCCGATGGAAAGAGCTCTACGCCACAGGAGCGGTAGAAAATCTTACCAGCGATGTGAACGGAGCCTTCGCCAGTGGCCGTGTTGCCATGATCGTCGCATCCACCAGCAAGCTTACCACCATCCACTCCATGGTTGCTGACCGGTTTGAGGTAGGAGTTGCCAACTTCCCGGCTGTCGATGAACAGGCAACAGGAGGGGTGAATGTAGGAGGTGGTGCCATCTATGCGTTTGACAATCAGTCAGGCAACGGAGATGCTGCGTGGGAATTCGTTAAGTTCGCAACCAGCCCTGAGCAACAGTTCAATTGGCATATTGCAACCGGGTACTTCCCGGTCCACCATGACACGTACTCCATGGATGCTTTCCAGAAGCATATCGAAGAGAATCCTCACTACAGGGTAGCCATAGAGCAACTGATGGAGAGCAATCCCAAAATGCAGGGGATTTGGGTACCCAGTGCTTATCAGATCTACTATGCATTCCAGAGTGGAATACTCAGGATGCTGGAAGATGACCTCTCTCCCGAGGAGACCAGCAAGGCCCTTGCACAAGAAATCAATGGGTATTTTGAAGAGTACCTAAGGATGCAGGGAGAATAA
- a CDS encoding MerR family transcriptional regulator: MQENTYRIGELARKCNVTARTIRYYESLGLLKTNSRSEGGQRYYTDADVVYLNRIAELKELDFSLNEIRSIILMGSDDATGEKRRNELLKQYRSKLSEALERQAALEKRVSDLTWHVQQLETNDDFQQCPGLMCKNCTFRERCRFKELS, translated from the coding sequence ATGCAGGAAAATACCTATCGAATCGGAGAATTGGCTAGAAAATGCAATGTTACCGCACGGACCATCAGATACTATGAGTCCCTGGGGTTGCTGAAAACCAACTCCCGTTCAGAAGGTGGTCAGCGCTACTATACCGATGCAGATGTGGTGTATCTAAATAGAATCGCAGAGTTGAAGGAATTGGACTTTTCTCTGAATGAGATTCGTTCCATTATCCTTATGGGCAGTGATGATGCAACTGGAGAGAAGCGTCGTAATGAGTTGCTTAAACAATACCGCAGCAAACTTAGTGAAGCCCTGGAGAGACAAGCTGCACTGGAAAAACGTGTCTCTGATCTTACCTGGCATGTACAGCAGCTGGAAACCAATGATGACTTCCAGCAATGCCCCGGCTTGATGTGCAAGAATTGCACCTTCCGCGAACGATGTAGGTTCAAGGAACTATCGTAA
- the radC gene encoding DNA repair protein RadC, translating to MKYQINQQNERRIKEMAVCDRPRERLIQRGAEALSDQELLSILIGSGNRDRPVNAIAKDLLDLLDRKPMANNEDLMAIGGLGMAKATLIGAALELGRRRLPAKRRQISTPGDIFPLIRHYAGRMQEHFLSICLNGAHEVLSVNVCSIGLVNRTLVHPREVFGEAVRQRATAILVAHNHPSGNLEPSIEDKDVTRRLKQAGDILGIKVLDHLIFSEEGYLSMLEGNLF from the coding sequence ATGAAATACCAAATAAACCAACAAAACGAACGACGAATCAAGGAGATGGCTGTCTGCGACCGGCCAAGGGAGCGGCTGATTCAGCGTGGGGCTGAGGCACTCAGTGACCAGGAACTTCTCTCCATCCTTATCGGGAGCGGGAATCGTGACCGCCCGGTGAACGCGATAGCCAAGGATCTTCTGGATCTCTTGGACCGAAAGCCTATGGCCAACAATGAAGACCTGATGGCCATAGGAGGACTTGGTATGGCGAAGGCCACCCTCATAGGGGCAGCCCTGGAGCTTGGAAGGAGAAGGCTCCCTGCCAAACGCAGGCAAATTTCCACTCCAGGAGACATCTTTCCCCTGATCAGGCACTATGCAGGACGTATGCAGGAACACTTCCTGAGTATCTGTTTGAACGGAGCCCATGAGGTACTCTCGGTGAATGTATGCTCCATAGGATTGGTAAACCGTACACTCGTACATCCAAGGGAAGTCTTCGGGGAAGCAGTACGTCAGCGTGCCACGGCCATCCTGGTAGCCCATAATCACCCCAGTGGCAATCTTGAGCCAAGTATTGAGGACAAGGATGTTACGAGGAGGCTGAAGCAAGCAGGGGATATTCTGGGTATTAAGGTACTGGATCATTTAATTTTCAGCGAAGAGGGGTATTTATCCATGCTGGAAGGTAATCTGTTCTAA
- a CDS encoding InlB B-repeat-containing protein produces MRKSTIVTAIILMMLIGLFLTMFMSCTNEIPVYTVHFDSQGGSAVNAIEALKGTRIVEPPSPVKNGYEFSGWFKDTGLTSVWNFNSDTLASDITLYAKWNATTYLVTYNGNGNDKGTVPLTQEKTHGIDLELAANSGDLQRTGYSFAGWNSEVDGSGTDYAEGSTYTTDVALTLYAKWTASKYSVTYHANGATSGTVPDVQSKNHGINLVLARNNNGFAKEGYSFSGWNTQADGFGTGYAPDEEYETDAELTLYAKWIAEEYTVLLDKLKGEGGSDSIIATYDSPMTFAVAPTKDGFFFEGYYDQIDGGIQYYSSTMESVKVWDKSENSILYARWIPGYTVSFNSQGGSSVSSLEGLRPDSRINEPTAPTRSGYVFDGWFKESSCITEWHFDSDSITSITTLYAKWISLHSVMFDTLGGSSIPPIEGVMYGTTIGELASPTKEGYIFDGWYSDNAYGDEWDLPTQTVTNDLTLYAKWLVAHTVTFASQEGNAVSSLINVLHGEKIDEPATPPVKAGYTFVGWYKTATYDEAWDFDNDIVDSDVTLYAKWAIAHYSVVFDSRDGSPVSSIGNLLYGAKISEPVSPTKDKHVFDGWYKDTSYTQRYYFTTDIITSSMTLFAKWIPPSTVTFDSQGGIEVPPITDVIYGDTIKEPSKTYRYGYTFGGWYKDSACTDGYNFDVDVVVASMTLFAKWYPHSTVTFDSQGGSFVSSITRVYYDHRISEPALPVRNGYAFDGWYREINYQSLWDFSSNKVTTSMTLFAKWVPLHLVSFDSRGGSGIPAIEVGSGRKLSEPTPPVRSGYSFYGWYKDSSYTLQYVFTADVVTTSMTLYAKWVPFGIGVIGPSGGLIFYEKDSYSDGWRYLEAAPSGWSGSADDPYSIFGYYRPEGNNLAVGGTETGIGSGKANTQALVAAMGSSAYSDSSGSTTTAQYAAKVCADYQGGGHDDWFLPSKDELNLMYQNLYRKSLGGFNWSTYWSSSEDSANYAWSHYFGHWGQGSSSRSNVNKVRPVRAF; encoded by the coding sequence ATGAGAAAAAGCACAATTGTAACAGCGATCATCCTCATGATGTTGATTGGGCTGTTTTTAACCATGTTTATGTCCTGCACCAATGAGATTCCTGTATATACAGTGCATTTCGACAGCCAAGGAGGAAGTGCGGTAAATGCGATAGAAGCCTTGAAGGGCACAAGGATTGTTGAGCCGCCTTCACCTGTAAAAAACGGATATGAATTCAGTGGCTGGTTCAAGGATACCGGCTTAACATCAGTATGGAATTTTAATAGTGATACGCTCGCTTCTGATATCACTCTGTATGCTAAGTGGAACGCAACTACATACCTCGTTACCTATAATGGGAATGGTAATGACAAAGGTACAGTACCTCTAACCCAAGAGAAAACGCATGGAATTGATCTTGAATTGGCAGCCAACTCTGGAGATTTGCAACGTACAGGATACAGTTTTGCTGGTTGGAACTCCGAGGTAGATGGATCAGGTACTGATTATGCCGAGGGCAGCACATACACAACGGATGTTGCATTGACGTTATATGCCAAGTGGACAGCGAGCAAGTATTCCGTCACGTATCATGCCAATGGAGCCACTAGTGGTACGGTTCCTGATGTACAATCGAAAAACCACGGAATCAACCTCGTATTGGCCAGAAACAATAATGGTTTTGCAAAGGAAGGTTACTCTTTCTCTGGTTGGAATACCCAGGCAGATGGATTTGGAACTGGTTATGCTCCTGATGAGGAGTATGAAACAGATGCCGAGCTCACGCTCTATGCGAAGTGGATTGCTGAAGAGTACACCGTCTTACTGGATAAACTGAAAGGGGAAGGTGGCTCAGATTCAATAATTGCAACCTATGATTCTCCAATGACTTTCGCTGTTGCTCCGACAAAGGATGGATTCTTCTTCGAAGGATACTATGACCAAATTGATGGGGGTATCCAATATTATTCTTCCACGATGGAAAGTGTTAAAGTCTGGGACAAGAGCGAAAACTCAATCCTTTATGCGAGATGGATACCAGGCTACACCGTAAGTTTCAATAGCCAAGGCGGCAGTTCTGTCTCTTCCTTAGAAGGCTTAAGACCAGATTCAAGGATCAATGAACCGACAGCTCCAACAAGAAGCGGATATGTGTTCGATGGATGGTTCAAGGAAAGCTCTTGTATTACCGAATGGCATTTCGATTCGGACAGTATCACCTCGATTACGACTTTGTATGCGAAGTGGATTTCGCTCCATTCTGTGATGTTTGACACCCTGGGAGGATCTAGTATTCCGCCCATTGAAGGTGTAATGTATGGGACGACAATTGGAGAGCTAGCTTCCCCAACGAAAGAAGGCTACATATTCGATGGATGGTATAGTGATAATGCGTATGGAGATGAATGGGATCTCCCTACTCAAACAGTAACTAATGACCTGACGCTCTATGCAAAATGGCTGGTCGCACATACTGTGACTTTTGCTAGCCAAGAAGGGAATGCAGTTTCCTCATTGATCAATGTATTGCACGGGGAAAAGATAGATGAGCCAGCCACGCCACCGGTAAAAGCTGGTTACACTTTTGTAGGCTGGTATAAGACAGCAACGTATGATGAAGCATGGGACTTTGATAATGATATCGTTGATTCGGATGTCACCCTTTATGCCAAGTGGGCTATTGCTCACTATTCTGTGGTGTTTGACAGCCGAGATGGATCTCCTGTTTCATCGATAGGAAATTTACTTTATGGTGCAAAAATATCTGAACCTGTGTCCCCCACAAAAGACAAGCATGTGTTTGATGGCTGGTACAAGGATACTTCTTATACTCAACGATATTACTTTACCACTGATATCATAACTTCTTCCATGACCTTATTTGCAAAATGGATTCCCCCTTCGACTGTAACATTTGATAGCCAAGGTGGAATCGAGGTTCCTCCCATTACTGATGTTATTTATGGCGATACAATAAAGGAACCATCAAAAACTTATAGATATGGTTATACTTTTGGGGGATGGTATAAGGATAGTGCCTGTACAGATGGTTACAATTTTGATGTCGATGTAGTGGTTGCCTCCATGACATTGTTTGCGAAGTGGTATCCGCACTCAACAGTAACCTTTGATAGTCAAGGAGGCTCATTTGTTTCCTCCATTACCAGAGTTTATTATGACCATAGGATATCTGAGCCAGCGCTTCCGGTAAGAAATGGTTATGCGTTTGATGGTTGGTATAGGGAGATCAATTATCAAAGCCTGTGGGATTTTTCTTCGAACAAGGTAACAACAAGCATGACTTTATTTGCAAAATGGGTGCCTCTTCACTTGGTTAGTTTTGACAGCCGCGGAGGAAGCGGGATACCAGCGATCGAAGTTGGAAGCGGAAGGAAGCTGTCTGAACCGACACCTCCAGTGAGAAGTGGCTATTCTTTTTATGGTTGGTATAAGGACAGTTCATATACACTTCAATATGTTTTTACAGCCGATGTTGTGACTACATCCATGACACTATACGCAAAGTGGGTTCCTTTTGGTATTGGTGTGATTGGGCCTTCTGGAGGGTTGATATTTTACGAAAAGGATTCATACAGCGATGGATGGAGGTATCTGGAGGCAGCCCCTTCAGGGTGGAGTGGCAGTGCTGACGATCCATATTCTATCTTTGGGTATTATCGACCAGAAGGGAATAACCTAGCTGTAGGAGGTACTGAAACAGGGATAGGAAGTGGGAAGGCAAACACGCAAGCGTTGGTTGCTGCAATGGGGAGTTCTGCTTATAGTGATTCTAGTGGAAGCACAACAACAGCACAGTATGCAGCTAAGGTGTGTGCTGATTATCAAGGGGGAGGGCATGACGATTGGTTCCTTCCGAGCAAGGATGAGCTGAACCTAATGTACCAGAATCTCTATCGTAAGAGTCTGGGTGGTTTTAATTGGTCCACCTACTGGAGTTCCTCGGAGGATAGTGCGAACTATGCGTGGAGCCACTATTTCGGCCATTGGGGTCAGGGCAGCAGTAGTCGGAGCAACGTAAACAAGGTCAGGCCTGTACGGGCTTTTTGA
- a CDS encoding GIY-YIG nuclease family protein: MKVHMAIGSQNKFEPWIELSKRKFKEWQEVQTKPNFNRPYVLSFVYIRRNEWLFAGIYTVREYSRKDGLYWYSSALTTYYSEYIGRLVIGFEKNFRASYLLAEKYVEKMEIIQIFPEKYICDPFPGYANICISYDTLQQIHRTEEETWKTALSAVFGVYLITDTKTGKHYIGKADGGNAIWQRWSAYAMNGHGSNSELVAILKEKGPSYVENFQFSILEVITKSDNQAYIDARENYWKNALRTREFGYNHN; encoded by the coding sequence ATGAAAGTGCATATGGCTATTGGCAGCCAAAATAAATTTGAGCCTTGGATTGAACTATCCAAAAGAAAGTTCAAGGAATGGCAAGAAGTGCAAACCAAACCGAACTTTAACCGACCCTATGTTTTATCCTTCGTATACATTAGAAGAAATGAATGGTTATTTGCAGGAATATACACGGTAAGGGAATATTCAAGAAAGGATGGGCTATATTGGTATTCAAGTGCATTGACTACATATTATAGCGAATACATCGGAAGATTGGTCATTGGATTCGAGAAGAATTTTAGAGCAAGTTATTTGTTGGCAGAGAAGTATGTTGAGAAAATGGAAATTATTCAGATTTTTCCTGAAAAGTATATTTGTGATCCGTTTCCAGGGTATGCCAACATTTGTATTTCATACGATACCTTACAGCAAATACATAGAACTGAAGAAGAAACTTGGAAGACTGCGTTGTCAGCCGTATTTGGTGTATACCTCATAACTGATACCAAGACAGGTAAGCATTACATTGGAAAAGCTGACGGGGGAAATGCTATTTGGCAACGTTGGTCAGCTTACGCTATGAATGGGCATGGATCAAATAGCGAACTGGTTGCAATACTGAAGGAGAAAGGACCTTCATATGTGGAGAATTTTCAATTTTCAATCCTTGAAGTCATAACAAAGAGTGACAATCAAGCTTACATAGATGCTAGGGAAAATTATTGGAAGAACGCACTCAGGACACGAGAATTTGGATACAACCACAATTAG
- a CDS encoding RNA polymerase subunit sigma-70, whose product MHHTNEGVRFSGIRQENTMTGNQKTQILEMRRLGCTYRHIAANISLPEGTVKTCCLRAAKKGLLGTPSEPATCTCKQCGEEIIQVPKRKKRIFCSDACRQKWWGSHLFLIHQGSAALHHFTCAHCNKPFTAYGNSGRKYCSHDCYIKARYYQDADDGR is encoded by the coding sequence ATGCATCATACAAACGAAGGGGTACGATTTTCCGGTATCAGGCAGGAGAACACGATGACCGGGAACCAGAAAACCCAGATCCTTGAGATGCGCCGCCTTGGCTGCACCTACCGCCATATTGCCGCCAACATCTCCCTGCCGGAGGGAACCGTCAAGACATGCTGCCTTCGCGCTGCCAAGAAAGGACTGCTGGGCACACCGAGTGAACCAGCAACATGTACCTGCAAGCAGTGTGGCGAGGAAATCATACAGGTGCCCAAACGCAAGAAGCGGATCTTCTGTAGCGATGCATGCCGCCAGAAATGGTGGGGCTCCCACCTGTTCCTGATACACCAGGGCTCGGCTGCCCTCCACCACTTCACCTGTGCACACTGCAACAAACCCTTCACTGCCTACGGAAATTCGGGGCGCAAGTACTGCAGCCATGACTGCTACATCAAGGCTCGATACTACCAGGATGCCGATGATGGACGATGA
- a CDS encoding SHOCT domain-containing protein has protein sequence MMDDEQFRAETAYQASLILAQGMLHSGLLTEAEFSKIKELLLARYKPLLGGLYCEFG, from the coding sequence ATGATGGACGATGAGCAGTTCAGGGCCGAAACAGCCTATCAGGCATCACTCATCCTTGCACAAGGCATGCTGCACTCAGGCCTGCTGACCGAGGCAGAATTCTCCAAGATAAAGGAATTGTTGCTGGCAAGATACAAGCCCCTGCTTGGGGGATTGTATTGCGAGTTCGGTTGA
- a CDS encoding recombinase family protein, with protein sequence MLNLRSGGLHMAKITRIDHTAPTLAARKRVAAYARVSVDTEELMESLSAQVSHYSAHIQANPAWEYAGVYADAGISGTGTGKRAEFQRLMQDCHKGLVDIILTKSISRFARNTVDLLNTVRKLRELGISVRFERENLDSLSPDGELMLSILASYAQEESLSISENVKWGIRKRFEQGEFQAYNIYGYRWTGERFEIIDEEAEAVRFIYRSFAEGMTLTEISEELARRGILNRKGNPFVKSSIQRILDQEKYRGFSILQRTYVESHITHQKKMNHGRLPRFVVEGTHSRIISDALHEKVEAERDRRRKAGAVRWRTASCFTGKLVCGNCGSSFTYTPGTNTNKSDLTEFQQGQYRCSNKRNNGAKTCSARNLPLRALRQACCSSLGPLAGSPENAEFNPAWVDDLVDHIVVHAQSLEFHLKQGDILYSPWKSTARRDAWVLRRQKMARM encoded by the coding sequence TTGCTTAACCTGCGAAGCGGGGGTCTGCATATGGCCAAGATAACCAGGATTGATCACACCGCCCCTACCCTTGCAGCAAGGAAACGGGTGGCAGCCTATGCGCGGGTCTCGGTCGATACGGAGGAGCTGATGGAATCCCTGTCGGCCCAGGTCAGCCACTACAGCGCTCACATCCAGGCCAATCCCGCATGGGAGTATGCCGGGGTGTATGCCGATGCAGGTATCTCTGGTACCGGTACAGGAAAGCGGGCAGAGTTCCAACGCCTGATGCAGGACTGCCACAAAGGCTTGGTCGACATCATCCTGACCAAATCCATCAGCCGATTCGCACGCAATACCGTGGACCTTCTGAACACGGTGAGAAAACTCAGGGAGCTGGGCATCTCAGTGCGCTTCGAGCGTGAGAACCTTGATTCGCTCTCACCCGACGGGGAGCTGATGCTCTCGATCCTGGCCTCCTATGCACAGGAGGAAAGCCTCTCGATCAGTGAGAACGTGAAATGGGGCATCAGAAAGCGCTTCGAGCAGGGGGAGTTCCAGGCTTACAACATCTACGGGTACCGCTGGACTGGCGAGCGCTTTGAGATCATCGATGAGGAAGCCGAAGCGGTGCGTTTCATATACCGCTCCTTCGCAGAAGGCATGACGCTCACCGAGATCTCCGAGGAGCTGGCAAGGCGCGGCATCCTCAACCGAAAGGGCAATCCTTTCGTCAAGTCTTCCATCCAAAGGATCCTCGACCAGGAAAAGTACCGCGGCTTCAGCATCCTCCAGCGTACATACGTCGAAAGCCACATCACCCACCAGAAGAAGATGAACCACGGTCGGCTCCCCCGATTCGTGGTGGAAGGCACCCATTCGAGGATCATCAGCGATGCATTGCATGAAAAGGTTGAGGCAGAGCGGGATCGCAGGAGAAAGGCGGGGGCGGTGAGGTGGAGAACGGCATCCTGCTTCACCGGAAAGCTGGTCTGCGGCAATTGCGGCAGTTCCTTCACCTACACTCCAGGCACCAATACCAACAAGAGCGACCTGACCGAATTCCAGCAGGGCCAGTACCGTTGCTCGAACAAGAGAAACAACGGTGCCAAGACCTGCAGTGCAAGGAACCTTCCGCTCAGGGCCCTGCGCCAGGCTTGTTGCTCATCGCTCGGCCCCCTGGCCGGATCCCCGGAGAATGCCGAATTCAATCCAGCCTGGGTTGATGATCTGGTCGATCATATCGTGGTCCATGCCCAGAGTCTTGAATTTCATCTCAAGCAAGGGGACATCCTGTACTCGCCTTGGAAGAGTACCGCAAGACGTGATGCATGGGTGTTGAGGCGACAGAAGATGGCAAGAATGTAA